A DNA window from Myxococcota bacterium contains the following coding sequences:
- a CDS encoding DUF3604 domain-containing protein, translating to MARFALIAVVVLAVFIGWLVWVGSGAAGDFWEEGVATEQTRDADLVSAGDGRQTQAAREIGVARPKQILFGDLHVHSTFSPDAFGMALPASAGSGAKPISHACDYARFCSALDFWSINDHAVGLTPWKWEQTVEAIRQCEDVSGGGDDADMVPFLGWEWTQMGSNPDNHYGHKNVVLRDLGEVPDRPIAAANIVAPDLTEAPPAILMGLAGLLRPGQPTFDTVKFMRDMLEYPDCPLGNPVREQEAGCRDSVKTPAELYSRLDDWGFTSIVIPHGTTWGAYTPQGSAWDKQLVGAMHDPKRQTLIEVFSGHGNSEEYRSWQEVAFGPDGEPRCPDPTKDFVPSCWRAGEIIAERCSDAGESEATCAERAAVARQNYAEADLAGHLTVPGSLPNDWLDSSQCTDCFQPSFNYRPKGSAQYIMALRNFDDPANPRRFEFGFMASSDNHTGRPGTGYKEYDRVEMTEARIDRAFHNIGFAAEIDEPATPESRAFDAATSEFPIFAQREQERGSSFFLTGGLIAVHSEGRGRAAVWDAMQRKEVYGTSGPRILLWFDLLNPPGSRGQTLAMGGEAKLPVAPIFQARAVGSFEQKPGCPADSVEALGEDTIAAMCGGECYHPSDRRRPITRIEVVRIRPQERPGEPIEKLVEDPWRVFACDGDPAGCTVTFADPEFAGSGRDALYYVRAIEAPSPAVGADPLGCERDDDGRCIAVSPCRDLDDSEDCLAETEERAWSSPIFIGHAPAAKPAEVAQR from the coding sequence ATGGCTCGCTTCGCTCTGATCGCCGTCGTCGTTCTCGCCGTTTTCATCGGCTGGCTGGTCTGGGTCGGGTCCGGGGCCGCGGGAGACTTCTGGGAGGAAGGCGTCGCGACCGAGCAGACCCGAGACGCCGACCTCGTCTCGGCCGGAGACGGGCGCCAGACCCAGGCCGCCCGCGAGATCGGCGTGGCACGCCCGAAGCAGATCCTGTTCGGGGACCTCCACGTCCACTCGACCTTCTCGCCCGACGCTTTCGGGATGGCGCTGCCCGCATCCGCGGGATCGGGCGCGAAGCCGATCAGCCACGCCTGCGACTACGCACGCTTCTGTTCGGCCCTCGACTTCTGGAGCATCAACGATCACGCCGTCGGCCTCACGCCCTGGAAGTGGGAACAAACGGTCGAAGCGATCCGACAGTGCGAGGACGTGTCCGGCGGTGGAGACGACGCCGACATGGTGCCCTTCCTCGGCTGGGAGTGGACCCAGATGGGTTCGAACCCGGACAACCACTACGGCCACAAGAACGTCGTCCTGCGCGACCTCGGCGAGGTTCCCGATCGACCGATCGCCGCCGCGAACATCGTCGCGCCCGATCTCACCGAAGCACCTCCCGCCATCCTGATGGGGCTTGCCGGGTTGCTGCGGCCGGGACAGCCGACCTTCGACACGGTCAAGTTCATGCGGGACATGCTCGAGTATCCCGACTGCCCGCTCGGCAACCCGGTGCGCGAGCAGGAAGCAGGCTGCCGCGACTCGGTGAAGACGCCGGCAGAGCTCTACAGCCGCCTCGACGACTGGGGCTTCACCTCGATCGTGATTCCTCACGGCACGACCTGGGGCGCGTACACGCCACAGGGCTCGGCCTGGGACAAGCAGCTGGTCGGCGCCATGCACGACCCGAAACGACAGACCCTGATCGAGGTGTTCTCGGGCCACGGAAACTCGGAGGAGTACCGGTCGTGGCAGGAAGTGGCGTTCGGGCCAGACGGCGAGCCCCGCTGTCCCGACCCCACGAAGGACTTCGTGCCGAGCTGTTGGCGCGCGGGCGAGATCATCGCCGAGCGCTGCAGCGACGCCGGGGAAAGCGAGGCCACCTGCGCCGAACGCGCCGCCGTCGCGCGACAAAACTACGCCGAGGCCGACCTCGCCGGACACCTCACCGTGCCGGGATCCCTGCCGAACGACTGGCTCGACTCGAGCCAGTGCACGGACTGCTTCCAGCCCTCGTTCAACTACCGCCCGAAGGGCTCGGCTCAGTACATCATGGCGCTCCGCAACTTCGACGACCCGGCGAACCCGCGCCGCTTCGAGTTCGGGTTCATGGCCTCGAGCGACAACCACACCGGTCGTCCCGGCACGGGCTACAAGGAGTACGACCGCGTCGAGATGACCGAGGCCCGGATCGATCGCGCGTTCCACAACATCGGCTTCGCCGCCGAGATCGACGAGCCCGCCACGCCCGAGTCGCGCGCCTTCGACGCCGCCACCAGCGAGTTCCCGATCTTCGCCCAGCGCGAACAGGAGCGCGGCAGCTCCTTCTTCCTGACCGGAGGCCTGATCGCCGTGCACAGCGAGGGGCGTGGCCGCGCCGCCGTGTGGGACGCGATGCAGCGCAAGGAGGTGTACGGCACGAGCGGTCCGCGGATCCTCCTGTGGTTCGACCTCTTGAACCCGCCGGGTTCGCGCGGCCAGACCCTCGCGATGGGCGGCGAAGCGAAGCTCCCGGTGGCACCGATCTTCCAGGCGCGCGCGGTGGGATCCTTCGAACAGAAGCCGGGCTGCCCCGCTGACAGCGTCGAGGCCCTCGGCGAGGACACGATCGCCGCGATGTGTGGCGGCGAGTGCTACCACCCGAGCGATCGACGGCGGCCGATCACGCGCATCGAGGTCGTTCGGATCCGGCCGCAGGAGCGCCCGGGCGAACCGATCGAAAAGCTCGTCGAAGATCCCTGGCGGGTCTTCGCGTGCGACGGCGACCCGGCCGGCTGCACCGTCACTTTCGCGGACCCGGAGTTCGCGGGATCGGGTCGCGACGCGCTCTACTACGTGCGCGCTATCGAGGCGCCGAGCCCCGCCGTCGGGGCCGACCCCCTCGGCTGCGAACGCGACGACGACGGGCGCTGCATCGCCGTCTCGCCCTGCCGCGACCTGGACGACAGCGAGGACTGCCTCGCCGAGACCGAAGAGCGCGCCTGGTCGTCGCCGATCTTCATCGGCCACGCTCCCGCAGCGAAGCCCGCCGAGGTCGCCCAGCGCTGA
- the speA gene encoding biosynthetic arginine decarboxylase — MHGWTRRDSLELYNIPAWGAGFFHVNERGNVEVRPEGPGGASIDLLDLVRDLEQRGLRAPLLVRFSDILASRVRGLSGAFRHAMTEYGYRGQYRGVYPIKVNQQRHVVEEIIQYGDGGPVGLEAGSKPELLVALALLDDPDALIICNGYKDRAYLETALLAQKLGRRPIIVIDRFHEIELLIKTASELGIRPHMGVRARLTARGAGKWVESTGDRSKFGLSALEMVEAVERLRSEDMLDCLELLHFHIGSQITAIRAHKDALAEASRIFVGLHELGARPTLLDVGGGLGVDYDGSRTNFHSSKNYSTQEYANDVVAVIQEACDERGVEHPDIVTEAGRAMVAHHSVLIFDVLGVSERASQHAVAPVTEDDPKVLRDLKEVFDTVSQKNLQEAYHDALQLKEEANTLFSLGYLDLQARARVEHQFFCCCERILRIVRELPEVPEDLEPLEKSLADTYYANVSVFQSAPDHWAVKQLFPVLPIHRLDEKPTRRGVFADLTCDSDGKINRFIDTHDVKDVLELHAWTGAPYYIGMFLVGAYQEILGDLHNLFGDTDAVHVKLEDGGYSVEHVVEGDSVEAVLAYVQYDRRSLVERVRRTIERALRKGTISLDESARLLKRYEQGLQEYTYLSRDA, encoded by the coding sequence ATGCACGGCTGGACCCGGCGAGACAGCCTCGAGCTCTACAACATTCCCGCCTGGGGCGCGGGCTTCTTCCACGTCAACGAACGCGGCAACGTCGAGGTGCGCCCGGAAGGTCCCGGCGGTGCGAGCATCGATCTGCTCGACCTGGTGCGCGACCTCGAACAACGCGGCCTGCGCGCGCCCTTGCTCGTGCGCTTCTCGGACATCCTCGCGTCGCGTGTGCGCGGCCTCTCCGGCGCCTTCCGGCACGCGATGACCGAGTACGGCTACCGCGGTCAGTACCGCGGCGTGTACCCGATCAAGGTGAACCAGCAGCGCCACGTCGTCGAAGAGATCATTCAATACGGCGACGGTGGGCCGGTCGGACTCGAAGCCGGCAGCAAGCCCGAACTGCTGGTGGCGCTCGCGCTGCTCGACGACCCCGACGCGCTGATCATCTGCAACGGCTACAAGGACCGCGCCTACCTCGAGACGGCACTCCTCGCCCAGAAGCTCGGACGCCGGCCGATCATCGTGATCGACCGCTTCCATGAGATCGAGCTGCTGATCAAGACCGCGAGCGAGCTCGGCATCCGGCCGCACATGGGCGTGCGCGCGCGCCTGACCGCCCGCGGCGCTGGGAAGTGGGTGGAGTCGACCGGCGATCGCTCGAAGTTCGGGCTCTCCGCCCTCGAGATGGTCGAAGCCGTGGAGCGCCTACGCTCCGAGGACATGCTCGACTGTCTCGAGCTCCTGCACTTCCACATCGGCTCCCAGATCACGGCGATCCGCGCCCACAAGGACGCGCTCGCCGAGGCGAGCCGCATCTTCGTCGGGCTCCACGAACTGGGCGCCCGCCCCACTCTGCTCGACGTCGGCGGCGGCCTCGGCGTGGACTACGACGGCTCCCGGACCAACTTCCACTCGTCGAAGAACTACTCGACCCAGGAGTACGCGAACGACGTGGTCGCGGTGATCCAGGAGGCCTGCGACGAGCGCGGCGTCGAGCACCCGGACATCGTCACCGAGGCGGGTCGCGCGATGGTCGCCCACCACTCGGTGCTGATCTTCGACGTGCTCGGCGTGTCGGAGCGCGCCTCGCAGCACGCGGTGGCACCGGTCACCGAAGACGACCCGAAGGTACTGCGCGACCTGAAGGAAGTCTTCGACACGGTCTCCCAGAAAAACCTCCAGGAGGCCTACCACGACGCGCTCCAGCTCAAGGAGGAGGCGAACACCCTCTTCTCGCTGGGCTACCTCGATCTGCAGGCGAGGGCGCGGGTCGAACACCAGTTCTTCTGCTGCTGCGAGCGCATCCTGCGCATCGTCCGCGAGCTGCCCGAGGTGCCGGAAGACCTCGAGCCCCTCGAGAAGAGCCTGGCGGACACCTACTACGCGAACGTCTCGGTGTTCCAGTCGGCGCCCGACCACTGGGCCGTCAAGCAGCTCTTCCCCGTGCTGCCGATCCACCGGCTCGACGAGAAGCCCACGCGCCGCGGCGTGTTCGCCGATCTCACCTGCGACAGCGACGGCAAGATCAATCGCTTCATCGACACCCACGACGTGAAGGACGTGCTCGAGCTCCACGCGTGGACGGGCGCGCCGTACTACATCGGCATGTTCCTGGTGGGCGCCTACCAGGAGATCCTGGGCGACCTCCACAACCTGTTCGGCGACACGGACGCCGTGCACGTGAAGCTCGAGGATGGCGGCTACAGCGTGGAGCACGTCGTCGAGGGCGACTCGGTCGAGGCCGTGCTCGCCTACGTCCAGTACGACCGACGCAGCCTGGTCGAGCGCGTCCGGCGCACGATCGAGCGGGCCCTGCGCAAGGGCACCATCTCGCTCGACGAGAGCGCGCGACTCCTCAAGCGCTACGAGCAGGGCTTGCAGGAGTACACCTACCTGTCGCGTGACGCCTGA
- a CDS encoding exodeoxyribonuclease III, protein MPKKNLRVVSWNVNGLRACAKKGFADWLRASRADIVGLQEVRALEDQLPDDVRAPKRWHTHFFPGERLGYSGVGIYSKSAADRVDTSLDEARFDAEGRVQFARFGKLVVVNGYFPKGSGNERDNSRVPYKLDFYRAVFDRVQRLRRGGKRVLVMGDLNTAHREIDLARPKGNVKNSGFLPEERAELDRWMDAGWVDTFRHFEPGEGHYSWWSQRFGMRAKNVGWRIDYVLASPNAMPFLRGAFIQKDVTGSDHVPVGVDLDPAILD, encoded by the coding sequence ATGCCCAAGAAGAACCTCCGCGTCGTGTCCTGGAACGTGAACGGGCTCCGCGCCTGCGCGAAGAAGGGCTTCGCCGACTGGCTCCGGGCCTCGCGCGCCGACATCGTGGGCCTCCAGGAAGTGCGCGCCCTCGAAGACCAGCTGCCCGACGACGTCCGCGCGCCGAAGCGCTGGCACACCCACTTCTTTCCCGGCGAGCGCCTCGGCTACAGCGGCGTCGGCATCTACAGCAAGAGTGCCGCCGACCGCGTCGACACATCGCTCGACGAGGCACGTTTCGACGCCGAGGGGCGGGTGCAGTTCGCGCGCTTCGGCAAGCTCGTGGTAGTGAACGGCTACTTTCCGAAGGGCAGCGGCAACGAGCGCGACAACAGCCGTGTCCCCTACAAGCTCGACTTCTACCGCGCGGTCTTCGATCGCGTGCAGCGCCTACGCCGCGGCGGAAAGCGCGTGCTGGTGATGGGCGACCTCAACACCGCCCACCGCGAGATCGACCTGGCGCGCCCGAAGGGGAACGTGAAGAACAGCGGCTTCCTCCCCGAGGAGCGCGCCGAACTCGACCGCTGGATGGACGCTGGCTGGGTCGACACCTTCCGGCACTTCGAACCGGGGGAAGGCCACTACAGCTGGTGGAGCCAGCGCTTCGGCATGCGCGCGAAGAACGTCGGCTGGCGCATCGACTACGTCCTCGCTTCGCCGAACGCGATGCCCTTCCTGCGCGGCGCGTTCATCCAGAAAGACGTCACCGGTTCGGACCACGTCCCGGTGGGCGTCGATCTCGACCCCGCGATCCTCGACTGA
- a CDS encoding VCBS repeat-containing protein: MAKRRTMVGLVGALLLVWTACGSEEPAQAPAPAAPESAAEAPAPEPAEPDELPRGLVLSLAQFVTVAGKPEPGPGRLEFLYRHKGAWRTSAIEDTDSNVFHKAMAYGEGDDAVLLTLGGTKALVKTWEKEGSALEPTVHWEKDFGGKFSRMRDAEVADLYGDGDQAIAVATHDQGVVAVMRPSPDGFSVVELDTEPDTFVHEIEVGDVNGDGQLEVYATPSEPNRLEGGESQKGAVVRYVPVAGEKRVVVADLGDRHAKEILVEDVDGDGTDELYVSVEGHVGELKELVHPVEIRRYDADTPADGGAVIATLKDRLTRFLTAGDIDGDGKKEMVAATFSAGLWLLRPGVDPRGEWSATLIDKNSAGFEHASILADLDEDGRDELYVASDKHKEVRRYVWKDGKFEREVIYKRPDNRPIFTWNLMPVPTSLIPGA, translated from the coding sequence ATGGCGAAGCGACGGACGATGGTGGGACTCGTTGGAGCCCTGCTCCTGGTTTGGACGGCGTGCGGCTCCGAGGAGCCCGCGCAGGCGCCGGCGCCCGCCGCGCCGGAATCCGCGGCCGAGGCGCCCGCCCCCGAGCCGGCAGAACCCGACGAGCTGCCCCGCGGACTGGTGCTCTCGCTCGCCCAGTTCGTGACCGTGGCCGGCAAGCCGGAGCCCGGCCCGGGCCGCCTCGAGTTCCTCTACCGCCACAAGGGCGCCTGGCGCACCTCGGCGATCGAGGACACCGACAGCAACGTCTTCCACAAGGCGATGGCCTACGGCGAAGGCGACGACGCGGTGCTCCTCACCCTGGGCGGCACGAAGGCCCTGGTGAAGACCTGGGAGAAGGAAGGCAGCGCCCTCGAGCCCACCGTCCACTGGGAGAAGGATTTCGGCGGCAAATTCAGCCGCATGCGCGACGCCGAGGTCGCGGACCTCTACGGGGATGGCGACCAGGCGATCGCCGTGGCCACCCATGACCAGGGCGTCGTGGCGGTGATGCGTCCCTCGCCGGACGGCTTCTCGGTGGTCGAGCTCGACACCGAGCCCGACACCTTCGTCCACGAGATCGAGGTGGGTGACGTCAACGGCGACGGCCAGCTCGAGGTCTACGCCACCCCGAGCGAGCCGAATCGGCTCGAAGGCGGCGAGTCCCAGAAGGGCGCCGTGGTGCGCTACGTCCCGGTGGCTGGCGAGAAGCGCGTGGTGGTGGCCGACCTCGGAGATCGTCACGCGAAGGAGATCCTGGTCGAGGACGTCGATGGCGACGGCACCGACGAGCTCTACGTCTCGGTCGAGGGCCACGTCGGAGAGCTGAAGGAACTCGTCCACCCGGTCGAGATCCGCCGCTACGACGCGGACACGCCGGCCGACGGCGGGGCGGTGATCGCCACCCTGAAGGACCGGCTGACCCGGTTCCTGACCGCCGGCGACATCGATGGCGACGGCAAGAAGGAGATGGTGGCGGCCACCTTCAGTGCCGGGTTGTGGCTGCTGCGCCCGGGCGTCGACCCGCGCGGTGAGTGGAGCGCGACGCTGATCGACAAGAACTCGGCCGGCTTCGAGCACGCCTCGATCCTGGCCGACCTGGACGAGGACGGTCGGGACGAGCTCTACGTCGCCAGCGACAAGCACAAGGAAGTGCGTCGCTACGTCTGGAAGGATGGGAAGTTCGAGCGCGAGGTCATCTACAAGCGCCCCGACAACCGCCCCATCTTCACCTGGAACCTGATGCCGGTTCCGACCTCGCTGATCCCGGGCGCCTGA
- the hisS gene encoding histidine--tRNA ligase: MAAKDRSSLQPPRGTRDFYPEDFRFREWLFDHFRAVAQEYGFEGVDAPVLEHAALFQRKAGEEIVDQLYHFELHDRHYALRGEFTPSLARMVMARAGALRLPLRWTAIPQCWRYERMTRGRRREHYQWNMDIWGEPSVTAEAELISAIFTLVDRLGVAPGRVRIGINSRALLEESLRAGVLRDKPDAFAPLCVVIDKLDKIGADAVIEQLCDPQGLIGLARAEAQDVVDWLGVQDIETATAGLSADSPARGELQRLFELLDAYGLGDRVGFDASLVRGLAYYTGIVFEGFDADRKLRAICGGGRYDRLLESLGGQAIPAAGFGFGDAVIEALLEDEGIRPECPRALDAVVFPFTEAERPAAIRLAQRLRSRGESVELVLGSVKLKRAMADADRAGAARIYLLGPDEVAAGEVGVRDLASGEQRREPLDPA, translated from the coding sequence GTGGCAGCCAAGGACCGCTCGAGCCTCCAGCCTCCGCGGGGGACCCGCGACTTCTACCCCGAAGACTTCCGCTTCCGGGAGTGGCTCTTCGACCATTTTCGCGCCGTCGCCCAGGAATACGGGTTCGAGGGCGTCGACGCTCCGGTGCTCGAGCACGCGGCGCTCTTCCAGCGGAAGGCCGGCGAGGAGATCGTCGACCAGCTCTACCACTTCGAGCTGCACGACCGTCACTACGCCCTGCGCGGTGAGTTCACCCCCTCGCTGGCCCGGATGGTGATGGCGCGGGCCGGCGCCCTGCGCCTGCCCCTGCGTTGGACCGCGATCCCCCAGTGCTGGCGCTACGAGCGGATGACGCGCGGCCGACGCCGCGAGCACTACCAGTGGAACATGGACATCTGGGGAGAGCCCAGCGTCACCGCCGAGGCAGAGCTGATCTCGGCGATCTTCACCCTCGTCGATCGGCTGGGCGTCGCCCCGGGTCGCGTGCGGATCGGCATCAACAGCCGCGCCCTGCTCGAGGAGTCCCTGCGGGCCGGCGTGCTGCGGGACAAGCCCGACGCCTTCGCGCCGCTCTGCGTGGTGATCGACAAGCTCGACAAGATCGGCGCCGACGCGGTGATCGAGCAGCTTTGCGACCCACAGGGGCTGATCGGGCTGGCGCGGGCAGAGGCCCAGGACGTGGTCGACTGGCTCGGCGTCCAGGACATCGAGACCGCGACCGCCGGGCTCTCCGCCGACTCGCCGGCCCGCGGCGAGCTGCAGCGACTCTTCGAACTCCTCGACGCCTACGGCCTCGGCGATCGGGTCGGCTTCGACGCCAGCCTGGTCCGCGGGCTCGCCTATTACACGGGCATCGTCTTCGAAGGCTTCGACGCCGACCGGAAGCTGCGCGCGATCTGCGGGGGCGGTCGCTACGACCGACTCCTCGAGAGCCTCGGGGGCCAGGCCATCCCGGCCGCGGGCTTCGGCTTCGGCGACGCCGTGATCGAGGCGCTGCTCGAGGACGAGGGCATCCGGCCGGAATGTCCGCGCGCGCTCGACGCCGTCGTGTTCCCGTTCACCGAGGCCGAGCGGCCGGCGGCCATCCGCCTGGCCCAGCGGCTGCGGAGTCGGGGCGAGTCGGTCGAGCTCGTGCTCGGCAGCGTGAAGCTGAAGCGCGCCATGGCCGACGCCGATCGCGCCGGGGCGGCGCGGATCTACCTGCTCGGTCCGGACGAGGTCGCGGCGGGGGAAGTCGGCGTCCGGGACCTCGCCAGCGGCGAGCAGCGACGCGAGCCCCTCGACCCCGCCTGA